Proteins from one Arthrobacter sp. Soc17.1.1.1 genomic window:
- a CDS encoding DUF1810 domain-containing protein encodes MKNSPHEPKDAHVTDDPYDLARFVEAQDARGTYPQALDELQRGRKTSHWMWFVFPQIAGLGSSPTAVRYAIGSLDEARAYLAHPVLGPRLLESVHALLNLDGSDPVAVFGGIDARKLQSSLTLFDQAAPQEPWFRALLDRYYGGAEDPATTSILAG; translated from the coding sequence ATGAAGAATTCCCCCCACGAACCGAAGGACGCACACGTGACCGATGACCCCTATGATCTCGCGCGCTTCGTCGAGGCACAGGACGCCCGGGGCACCTACCCGCAGGCGCTCGACGAGCTGCAGCGCGGCCGCAAGACCAGCCACTGGATGTGGTTCGTCTTCCCGCAGATCGCGGGGCTCGGGAGCAGTCCGACGGCGGTGCGGTATGCCATCGGCTCGCTCGACGAGGCCCGTGCATACCTGGCGCATCCCGTCCTGGGACCCCGCCTGCTGGAGAGCGTCCATGCACTGCTCAACCTGGACGGGAGCGATCCGGTCGCCGTGTTCGGCGGGATCGATGCCCGCAAGCTGCAGTCCTCCCTGACGCTCTTCGACCAGGCCGCTCCGCAGGAGCCGTGGTTCAGGGCGCTGCTGGACCGGTACTACGGCGGGGCGGAGGACCCGGCGACGACGTCGATCCTGGCGGGCTGA
- a CDS encoding MFS transporter, whose amino-acid sequence MTTRVTTRKTDRDTYRGPAHAARPASVPADRSFFRQPKAVWATALAAVFAFMGIGLVDPILPAIAENLDASPSQVSLLFTSYFLVTAVAMLVTGFISSRIGGKKTLLLGLGLIVVFASLSGLSGDVSTLVGFRAGWGLGNALFVATALAVIVGVASGGTATAIILYEAALGLGISLGPLLGALLGGWQWRAPFFGTAALMAAAFVALAVLLPATPAPAARTSLRDPLVALGHRGLRTTASSALFYNYGFFTILAFTPFVLGMDAYGIGAVFFGWGLMVAVFSVVVAPVLQRLLGTTRVLLLTLGGLALVLAGLAVAAERSVTAVVVLVVVSGALLGINNTLYTELAMGVSDAPRPVASAGYNFVRWLGGALAPFAATKLAEIYDPRTTYAVAAVMVLVAGAVVFAGRASLTHAAEA is encoded by the coding sequence GTGACCACCCGCGTGACCACCCGCAAGACCGACCGTGACACGTACAGGGGCCCGGCGCACGCAGCACGACCCGCGTCGGTCCCGGCAGACCGGTCCTTCTTCCGCCAGCCCAAGGCCGTCTGGGCCACTGCCCTCGCGGCCGTGTTCGCCTTCATGGGCATCGGTCTCGTGGACCCCATCCTCCCTGCCATCGCCGAGAACCTCGACGCCTCGCCGAGCCAGGTGTCGCTGCTCTTCACGAGCTACTTCCTCGTCACGGCCGTGGCGATGCTCGTCACCGGCTTCATCTCCTCGCGCATCGGCGGCAAGAAGACGCTCCTGCTCGGGCTCGGCCTCATCGTCGTCTTCGCGTCGCTCTCCGGGCTCTCGGGCGACGTCTCCACCCTCGTCGGCTTCCGGGCGGGCTGGGGCCTCGGCAACGCCCTCTTCGTGGCCACGGCGCTCGCCGTGATCGTCGGTGTCGCCAGCGGAGGCACCGCGACCGCCATCATCCTCTACGAGGCCGCCCTCGGCCTCGGCATCTCGCTCGGCCCCCTGCTCGGTGCCCTCCTCGGCGGTTGGCAGTGGCGTGCACCGTTCTTCGGGACGGCGGCCCTCATGGCCGCGGCGTTCGTCGCCCTGGCCGTCCTGCTGCCGGCCACCCCGGCGCCGGCCGCGAGGACGTCCCTCAGGGACCCGCTGGTCGCACTCGGCCACAGGGGCCTGCGCACCACCGCGTCCAGCGCCCTGTTCTACAACTACGGATTCTTCACCATCCTCGCCTTCACGCCCTTCGTGCTCGGGATGGACGCGTACGGCATCGGTGCGGTCTTCTTCGGCTGGGGCCTCATGGTCGCCGTCTTCTCGGTCGTGGTGGCGCCCGTGCTGCAGCGCCTGCTCGGCACCACGCGCGTGCTGCTCCTGACCCTCGGCGGGCTGGCGCTCGTCCTCGCGGGGCTCGCCGTGGCCGCGGAACGCTCCGTGACCGCCGTCGTCGTCCTGGTGGTCGTCTCGGGCGCCCTGCTCGGCATCAACAACACCCTCTACACCGAACTGGCCATGGGCGTCTCCGATGCGCCGCGGCCCGTCGCCTCCGCCGGCTACAACTTCGTCCGGTGGCTGGGCGGTGCCCTCGCACCCTTCGCGGCGACGAAGCTGGCCGAGATCTACGACCCGCGGACCACGTACGCGGTGGCAGCGGTCATGGTGCTCGTGGCGGGCGCCGTCGTGTTCGCCGGCCGGGCCTCGCTGACGCACGCCGCCGAGGCCTAG